The proteins below come from a single Bacteroidota bacterium genomic window:
- a CDS encoding thioesterase family protein, protein MYSEMITPRFGDVDGLGHINNTVMPLWFEQARNPIFRIFNPEFDLNHWNLIMARIEIDFLKQLFFNQDVEIKSWISHIGHSSFEVTQEAWQNGEVGARGKAVCVYFDFDNQKPTNIPEKFRSQLMKHFRQNQNVQVN, encoded by the coding sequence ATGTATAGTGAGATGATTACTCCACGCTTTGGAGATGTTGACGGACTTGGGCATATCAACAACACAGTGATGCCCTTATGGTTTGAGCAGGCACGTAACCCGATTTTCAGAATTTTCAATCCCGAATTCGATTTGAATCATTGGAATCTTATCATGGCCAGGATTGAAATTGACTTTCTAAAACAGTTATTCTTCAACCAGGATGTGGAAATAAAATCCTGGATATCGCATATCGGACATTCTTCATTTGAAGTAACCCAGGAAGCCTGGCAAAATGGCGAAGTTGGGGCCAGGGGAAAGGCAGTCTGTGTGTATTTTGATTTTGATAATCAGAAACCTACCAATATTCCTGAAAAATTCAGGAGTCAACTGATGAAACATTTCCGCCAAAATCAGAATGTACAGGTAAACTAA